One Dysidea avara chromosome 7, odDysAvar1.4, whole genome shotgun sequence genomic region harbors:
- the LOC136260038 gene encoding uncharacterized protein: protein MLVTVLSLTLLLVVCVNAQIEDSLQCNGTGMLMFEGDGRFSIVRDGGSGSLLCNGEVSLATSSPLYTRIISDGRFSCSSSSSVRLCGYGETELIRSNETSSMLQCNGEPLFPRIVTTRCGGNGNFTVSGAGNYTITADPLICNGDLAMRMPTSQQSYVVTGNFTCSGAGPYTIVGTGILQYVSSNSGNCTASTTTEPPTPTTEPPTEIPVSPTMPTSPPTPSEKFCIGVGNFSLVGDGEFNISQSPNVLCFGDVTVFPNSHVTTSGPFSCEGTENFVFYGVGLLYEVMASAINNCSSLIDNSPMVPSNDSVSTYCTGDIPTLFAGNGLFRVMVNASLPNSGLRCDGTVNEVFALDSDTVFTQTFGAFRCVSSGPVSINGTGVVDPRNDDLTCSILPIDVENAVQCSGTGTFEIIGSGVFNIIGIPEIACFGDGDSFSVDSGEQYVSRGSFMCSGSALFFVSGTGELESVTTERGTHNCSTSPTTGPTVVSGSGIGSGMTVDMLICTGEGDYVIVGDGDFFINQTGPGTLRCTGDVDFPTDEPEGMYFTSGEFRCTVSGIMYLSGMGTANVINASAPYQCNGVLFPGPTVEPPPFSGFNGDEVACFADGDYVIVGNGRIQIIGLSPTPVRCDGEIIFSDTDSNVVVLVDDFNCTGNGFVQITGMGEVFVNSTRYNNCSGTSVVVDDTPISCSGSGDYQLSGVANATIGSLESDAFTCSGQVAILPSSGSVILYYLGGFYSCNGSGIFVINGTGSVSINVTEGSYSCDGPQPILCATFNINENGGISVVGDGEFTIIGDDSLYCEGNAVLCPGEINYYFTDGRFYCTGDLFAHIDGVGVIENITGNNNCSGLGFAVPPPIFSGTPLTPQPVCIGYSNQYYLDGEGTFNISRIIGTISCNLDVQEVNSDILTYSSYVQPFNCSGAGIFFLEGIGASTIVNNDGFFNCIDLTPLEPLVCVGEGFSQVEGIGSFAIASLNASCRNRNTNTVANNLYINGSVGNVFTCQFNNRFELSGTGVIFDNNLLGRSFQCNTSQQLCEASGNFTFNATGNLYIRIRTGGNIMCTDEFSNSLTFESGTIDNIRYMFMEIDGSVTCRGNGFLSINGTGIIFSRMSDEIFACNAELITTTTTVATATTTIVANTTQTIAVTATVAQTVNTVPVVTATPTLATVVTVATNPTVDTAPTIATISTVITTPTFTMIPVATTTTTTTTIPTPTAVLATTTTTTIPTPTTVLATTTTPAATTVTSTTTSVSSATTTSVTASVTPVETVVLLEDLTEAERENAVTLSFSGFDRVDEFDEDEFASFILSLVVNSRRRRQTSSDFVVLFIDPTPRINNGSLEVAFIVQDNQGRVFSGTTLLSDIEDNEDDLLNAVGADSLVDITGGLSEDLEQLRQDRISTLTPTTGSGEDDDGLSGGIIALIVILVVLTVIVLVAVIAGLLVYRSKHSSKFVISVGSVRNRRYGGTDYITDSTAVGNTYVTTQELQASSTVQEMVSSEPEPYKGDKDEKDGNLSGDSMVKQNLGADDDTDTHL from the exons ATGTTAGTGACGGTTTTATCGTTAACATTGTTGCTTGTGGTCTGTGTGAATGCACAGATCGAAGATTCTTTGCAATGCAATGGCACAGGAATGTTGATGTTTGAAGGAGATGGAAGATTCTCTATTGTAAGAGATGGCGGGAGTGGTAGTTTGCTGTGTAATGGAGAAGTAAGCTTAGCGACGAGTTCACCACTTTATACAAGAATCATTAGTGATGGTCGGTTTTCTTGTAGCTCATCTAGCAGCGTACGGCTTTGCGGATATGGTGAGACTGAACTGATAAGGTCCAATGAAACTAGCAGTATGCTTCAGTGCAACGGAGAACCATTGTTTCCACGTATCGTAACAACACGTTGCGGGGGAAACGGTAACTTTACTGTATCGGGAGCAGGAAATTACACCATTACAGCCGATCCTCTAATATGCAATGGTGATTTGGCAATGAGAATGCCCACGTCACAACAGTCGTATGTCGTCACTGGTAATTTTACGTGTTCGGGGGCAGGTCCATATACAATAGTTGGCACCggaatactgcagtatgtatcTTCAAATTCAGGAAACTGTACAGCTAGTACCACAACAGAGCCACCTACACCCACTACAGAACCTCCAACTGAGATACCAGTTAGTCCAACAATGCCTACTTCACCACCGACACCATCAGAAAAGTTTTGCATTGGAGTTGGAAACTTCTCACTTGTTGGTGATGGGGAATTCAATATCTCTCAAAGTCCAAATGTTTTATGTTTCGGTGATGTGACTGTCTTTCCTAATTCACATGTTACTACTTCTGGTCCATTTTCTTGTGAAGGCACAGAGAATTTTGTTTTTTATGGTGTTGGATTGCTTTACGAGGTGATGGCTTCCGCTATTAACAACTGTTCTAGCTTGATTGACAACTCACCAATGGTCCCCAGTAATGACTCTGTTAGTACATATTGTACTGGAGACATCCCCACACTATTTGCTGGTAACGGGTTGTTCCGTGTTATGGTGAATGCTTCTTTGCCCAACAGTGGGTTAAGATGTGATGGAACTGTCAATGAAGTTTTTGCTTTGGATAGTGATACTGTATTCACTCAAACATTTGGGGCTTTTAGATGTGTATCATCTGGTCCAGTATCCATCAATGGCACTGGTGTTGTAGACCCCAGGAATGATGATTTAACGTGCAGTATCCTTCCCATTGATGTTGAGAACGCCGTTCAATGCAGTGGTACTGGAACATTTGAAATAATTGGATCTGGAGTTTTTAATATCATAGGCATCCCAGAAATTGCCTGTTTTGGAGATGGTGATTCATTTTCGGTTGATAGTGGCGAGCAATATGTCAGTAGAGGTAGTTTTATGTGTAGTGGCTCGGCATTATTTTTTGTGAGTGGCACTGGTGAGCTTGAATCAGTGACCACCGAACGAGGAACTCACAACTGTTCTACTAGTCCTACTACTGGTCCTACTGTTGTGTCAGGCAGTGGCATTGGTTCTGGAATGACAGTGGATATGTTAATATGTACCGGTGAAGGTGACTATGTTATAGTTGGTGATGGGGACTTTTTTATTAATCAAACCGGTCCTGGAACACTGAGGTGTACTGGGGATGTCGATTTTCCCACTGACGAGCCAGAAGGAATGTATTTCACAAGTGGTGAATTCAGGTGTACAGTAAGTGGAATTATGTATCTGTCAGGAATGGGAACTGCTAATGTTATCAATGCATCAGCACCATATCAGTGTAATGGAGTTTTGTTTCCTGGTCCAACTGTGGAGCCTCCTCCATTCAGTGGTTTTAATGGCGATGAAGTTGCCTGTTTTGCTGATGGTGATTATGTCATTGTTGGAAATGGTCGAATTCAAATTATTGGACTATCACCTACACCAGTGAGATGTGATGGAGAAATTATCTTTTCTGACACAGACTCAAATGTAGTCGTACTTGTGGATGATTTCAATTGCACTGGGAATGGCTTTGTTCAAATAACTGGAATGGGTGAAGTGTTTGTTAACAGCACCCGCTACAACAATTGTTCTGGCACTAGTGTAGTCGTTGATGACACTCCTATATCATGTAGTGGATCTGGTGATTACCAATTGTCTGGTGTTGCTAATGCCACTATTGGGTCCTTGGAATCAGATGCATTTACCTGTAGTGGTCAAGTGGCTATTTTACCTAGTAGTGGATCTGTTATTTTGTATTATCTTGGTGGATTCTATAGCTGCAATGGAAGTGGTATATTTGTCATAAATGGGACTGGAAGTGTATCCATCAATGTAACTGAAGGAAGTTATTCTTGTGATGGACCTCAACCGATTCTTTGTGCTACATTTAACATTAATGAAAATGGTGGTATCTCTGTAGTAGGAGATGGAGAGTTTACTATTATTGGTGATGATAGTTTGTATTGTGAAGGTAATGCTGTGTTGTGCCCAGGAGAAATCAATTACTACTTTACTGATGGACGTTTCTATTGTACTGGTGACCTCTTTGCTCATATTGATGGTGTAGGAGTTATTGAGAATATTACTGGCAACAATAATTGTAGTGGACTTGGATTTGCTGTCCCACCACCAATTTTTTCAGGTACACCATTAACCCCACAACCAGTTTGTATTGGGTACAGTAATCAGTATTACCTAGATGGTGAGGGAACTTTTAATATCAGCAGGATTATAGGGACAATTAGTTGCAATTTAGACGTACAAGAGGTTAATTCAGATATACTTACCTATTCCAGTTATGTACAACCATTTAACTGCAGTGGTGCTGGTATTTTCTTCCTAGAAGGAATAGGAGCATCAACTATTGTAAATAATGATGGATTCTTTAACTGTATTGATCTGACACCGTTGGAGCCATTGGTATGTGTTGGTGAAGGTTTTAGTCAAGTTGAAGGTATTGGTAGTTTTGCTATTGCTTCACTGAATGCTTCTTGTAGAAACAGAAATACAAATACAGTCGCAAACAACTTATATATCAATGGATCAGTTGGAAATGTATTTACTTGCCAATTTAACAATCGATTTGAATTATCAGGCACAGGAGTAATTTTTGATAATAATCTGTTGGGGAGAAGTTTCCAGTGCAACACATCACAACAACTTTGTGAAGCTAGTGGTAATTTTACTTTCAATGCAACTGGCAACCTTTACATTCGCATTCGTACAGGTGGTAATATCATGTGTACTGATGAATTCAGTAACAGCCTGACATTTGAATCTGGTACTATAGACAACATAAGATATATGTTTATGGAAATTGATGGAAGTGTCACGTGTAGAGGAAATGGCTTTCTAAGTATAAATGGTACTGGAATAATCTTTAGTAGAATGTCTGATGAGATATTTGCTTGTAATGCTGAATTGATTACAACAACCACTACAGTTGCAACAGCTACCACTACAATAGTCGCAAATACTACTCAAACAATTGCTGTAACAGCTACGGTAGCCCAAACAGTTAATACAGTCCCTGTAGTTACAGCTACTCCAACACTTGCTACCGTAGTAACTGTAGCTACCAATCCAACGGTTGATACTGCGCCAACCATTGCTACAATTTCAACAGTCATTACCACACCAACTTTTACTATGATTCCAGTggccactacaactactactactaccactatcCCAACTCCAACAGCTGTACTggccactactactactaccactattCCAACTCCAACAACTGTACTGGCCACTACAACTACACCAGCCGCTACAACAGTGACTTCTACTACTACAAGTGTGTCAAGTGCTACCACCACCAGTGTGACAGCTTCTGTGACACCTGTAGAAACA GTGGTGCTACTTGAGGATCTAACTGAGGCTGAACGTGAAAATGCAGTCACATTATCATTTAGTGGATTTGACAGG GTGGATGAGTTTGATGAAGATGAGTTTGCAAGTTTCATCCTGAGCTTGGTGGTCAATAGCAGGCGACGTAGACAAACCTCATCTGATTTTGTTGTGTTATTTATTGACCCCACCCCCAGGATAAATAATGGATCACTTGAAGTTGCCTTTATTGTTCAAGATAATCAAGGAAGAGTGTTCAGTGGCACGACCCTTTTATCAGACATTGAAGATAATGAAGATGATCTACTGAATGCT GTTGGGGCAGACAGTTTGGTGGATATAACTGGAGGACTATCAGAGGATTTAGAACAGTTACGACAAGACAGAATTAGTACTTTAACACCTACCACTGGAAGTGGTGAAGATGATGATGGATTAAGTGGAGGAATCATAGCATTGATTGTGATACTTGTGGTGCTCACTGTGATAGTACTAGTTGCAGTCATTGCTGGACTCCTTGTGTACAGAAGCAAGCACAGTTCAAAATTTGTCATTAGTGTAGGTTCTGTGAGAAACCGCAGATATGGTGGCACTGATTACATTACGGATAGCACTGCCGTGGGCAATACTTATGTCACTACACAAGAATTACAGGCTAGCAGTACTGTACAAGAGATGGTGTCTAGTGAACCTGAGCCATACAAAGGAGACAAAGATGAAAAGGATGGCAATCTGTCGGGTGATTCCATGGTGAAGCAAAATCTTGGTGCAGACGATGATACCGACACACATTTATAA